A window from Agrobacterium tumefaciens encodes these proteins:
- a CDS encoding ABC transporter ATP-binding protein: MSDILSMKPTKPLLEVRNLVTEFPVRNGIFRAVNDLSFSIDPGKTLCVVGESGSGKSVTARSILQIIDSPGRIASGSIILNRADGTSLDLAKLDPRSRAIRSVRGADIAMIFQEPMSSLSPVHTVGDQITEVLRLHLKMSKAQARAEAIELLRQVEIPNPEKALDRYAFQYSGGMRQRAMIAMALACKPQLLIADEPTTALDVTTQAEILDLISRLQKAHGMAVLFITHDMGVVAQIADDVLVMHHGVAKEYGTVDEIFHNPQDPYTRMLIGSVLKLEQKAEIRLARPPLDLAAAPILEVNNLSMHFGEMKALDGVSIKLLPGETLGIVGESGSGKTTMGRSIMRLYDPTGGEMRYRRADGTVVDLAKIEGAELKAARRELRMVFQDPFGSLNPRMTVAQVIGEPLLVNGIARGRELDERVCALMEQVGLEPAGRERYPHAFSGGQRQRIGIARAITLKPRIIVADEATSALDVSVRFQVLDLLMRLQDELGLAYIFISHDIGVIRYMCDRVGVMYRGKLVEVGEAEKVCNAPDHPYTQALLSAIPRPDPRDRDRTRRFRYVEPSEIKNGAVAR, translated from the coding sequence ATGAGCGATATTCTCTCCATGAAGCCAACCAAGCCACTGCTCGAAGTCCGCAATCTGGTCACCGAGTTTCCGGTCAGAAACGGCATTTTCCGGGCGGTCAACGATCTGTCCTTCTCCATCGATCCCGGCAAGACGCTCTGCGTCGTTGGTGAAAGCGGCTCCGGCAAATCCGTCACCGCCCGCTCGATCCTGCAGATCATCGACAGCCCCGGCCGCATCGCGTCCGGCTCGATCATCCTCAACCGCGCCGATGGCACGTCGCTCGATCTGGCAAAGCTCGATCCGCGCAGCCGGGCCATCCGCTCGGTGCGCGGTGCTGACATCGCGATGATCTTTCAGGAGCCGATGTCGTCGCTTTCACCCGTGCACACTGTTGGAGACCAGATTACCGAGGTTCTGCGTCTGCATCTGAAAATGAGCAAGGCACAGGCGAGGGCCGAAGCAATCGAGCTGTTGCGGCAGGTGGAAATTCCCAATCCTGAAAAGGCGCTGGATCGCTACGCCTTCCAATATTCGGGCGGCATGCGCCAGCGCGCCATGATCGCCATGGCGCTCGCCTGCAAACCGCAGCTTTTGATCGCCGACGAACCGACGACGGCGCTTGATGTGACGACACAGGCCGAAATCCTCGACCTGATATCGAGGCTGCAAAAAGCGCATGGCATGGCGGTGCTGTTCATCACCCACGATATGGGTGTGGTGGCGCAGATTGCCGACGACGTGCTGGTCATGCATCATGGCGTTGCCAAGGAATATGGCACCGTGGATGAGATATTCCACAATCCGCAGGACCCCTATACTCGCATGTTGATCGGCTCGGTGCTGAAATTGGAGCAGAAAGCGGAAATCCGGCTCGCCCGCCCGCCGCTTGATCTTGCCGCAGCACCCATCCTTGAGGTGAATAACCTCTCCATGCATTTCGGTGAGATGAAGGCGCTGGACGGCGTCTCGATCAAATTGCTGCCCGGCGAGACGCTCGGCATCGTCGGCGAAAGCGGTTCCGGCAAGACCACGATGGGCCGCTCGATCATGCGCCTTTACGATCCGACCGGCGGCGAGATGCGCTATCGTCGGGCGGATGGCACGGTGGTCGATCTGGCCAAGATCGAAGGTGCCGAGCTGAAAGCCGCACGGCGTGAGTTGCGCATGGTCTTTCAGGATCCGTTCGGCTCGCTCAATCCGCGCATGACGGTGGCACAGGTGATCGGTGAGCCGTTGCTGGTCAACGGCATTGCCAGGGGCAGGGAACTGGATGAGCGTGTCTGCGCCCTGATGGAGCAGGTGGGGCTGGAGCCGGCCGGGCGTGAACGCTACCCGCACGCCTTTTCCGGCGGCCAGCGCCAACGCATCGGCATCGCCCGCGCCATAACGCTGAAGCCGCGCATCATCGTGGCGGATGAGGCGACCTCGGCGCTTGATGTTTCGGTGCGGTTCCAGGTGCTGGATCTTTTGATGCGCCTGCAGGACGAGCTGGGGCTCGCCTACATCTTCATCAGCCATGACATCGGCGTTATCCGCTACATGTGCGACCGCGTCGGGGTGATGTACCGCGGCAAGCTTGTCGAAGTGGGAGAGGCCGAAAAGGTCTGCAACGCGCCCGACCATCCCTATACGCAGGCGCTTCTTTCCGCCATTCCGCGCCCGGACCCGAGAGACAGGGATCGTACCCGAAGGTTCCGCTACGTCGAACCATCAGAGATCAAGAATGGGGCCGTCGCGCGATGA
- a CDS encoding ABC transporter permease, with amino-acid sequence MSDIAVTTNTRPDRAAVASQWQLIWWAFKRHKLAMAALFVTIAMYIVALLPGFFAINDPVLQNARATFHPPQRVHFIDTTDGFSLGLHYYPLKLTRNPETLAAVFVEDTAKKIPVQLFGRGYEYSVFGLFTTDIHLLASTDKTRPLFLFGADRLGRDVFSRVVQGSQISLSIGLVGVFFSLLLGVVLGGISGYYGGRIDFVMQRVIDFVLSLPTIPIWLALAAALPQGWPATLQYMMITIILSLTGWAQLARVVRGRFLSLRTEEFVAAARLDGVPEGRIIFRHMLPSFSSHIIASVTLAVPAMILAETSLSFLGLGLQPPTISWGVLLREAQNIRSIATAPWLFLPGVAVVVAVMALNLLGDGLRDAADPYNK; translated from the coding sequence ATGAGCGATATCGCCGTCACCACCAATACCCGGCCGGACCGCGCCGCCGTCGCCTCGCAGTGGCAGCTCATCTGGTGGGCTTTCAAACGCCACAAGCTGGCCATGGCCGCCCTGTTCGTCACCATCGCCATGTATATCGTGGCGCTCTTGCCCGGTTTCTTCGCCATCAACGATCCGGTGCTGCAGAATGCCCGCGCCACCTTCCATCCGCCGCAGCGCGTGCATTTCATCGATACGACCGACGGTTTCTCGCTCGGACTGCACTATTATCCGCTGAAGCTGACGCGCAACCCCGAAACGCTGGCGGCCGTGTTCGTCGAAGATACGGCCAAGAAAATCCCGGTCCAGCTTTTCGGTCGCGGTTACGAATATTCCGTGTTTGGCCTGTTCACGACGGATATCCATCTGCTGGCCTCCACCGACAAGACGCGGCCGCTCTTTCTCTTCGGCGCGGATCGCCTCGGCCGCGATGTCTTCAGCCGTGTGGTGCAGGGGTCGCAGATTTCCCTTTCCATCGGTCTCGTCGGCGTGTTTTTCTCGCTGCTGCTGGGCGTCGTTCTCGGCGGTATCTCCGGTTATTACGGTGGTCGCATCGATTTCGTCATGCAGCGCGTGATCGACTTCGTCCTGTCGCTGCCCACCATTCCCATCTGGCTGGCGCTGGCCGCCGCCCTGCCGCAGGGCTGGCCGGCAACGCTTCAATACATGATGATCACCATCATCCTCTCCCTGACCGGCTGGGCGCAGCTTGCCCGCGTGGTGCGCGGTCGGTTCCTGTCGCTCAGAACCGAAGAGTTCGTGGCCGCCGCCCGGCTGGATGGCGTGCCGGAAGGACGCATCATCTTCCGCCACATGCTACCCAGTTTTTCGAGCCATATCATCGCCTCGGTCACGCTGGCCGTTCCGGCGATGATCCTTGCGGAAACCTCGCTATCGTTCCTTGGCCTTGGCCTTCAGCCGCCGACGATTTCCTGGGGCGTGCTGCTTCGCGAGGCGCAGAACATCCGCTCGATAGCAACCGCGCCGTGGCTGTTCCTGCCCGGTGTCGCTGTTGTCGTTGCCGTGATGGCGCTCAATCTGCTCGGTGACGGTCTGCGCGACGCAGCCGACCCCTATAACAAGTGA
- a CDS encoding ABC transporter permease — MLLFIVKRLLWMIPSLFAVSFLAFVLIQLPPGDYVTTYIATLAASNEVIDHNTAAQLRERFGLDDPMIVQYLKWIWGIISRGDFGISFEWQQPVSGLIWERMALTLVLAIASLLATWAIALPIGVFSAVRKYSIGDYLFTAFSFFGLSIPSFLLALVLMYVAAVEFGADVGGLFSAEYETASWSIAKMMDLMAHIWLPVAILAVSSTASLIRVMRANMLDELPKPYVTTARAKGLSEFKLLTKYPLRIALNPFISTIAWLLPNLISGSVVVAIVLNLPTAAPLLLQSLMAQDMYLAGAFVLLICALTLIGSLISDILLALVDPRIRLE, encoded by the coding sequence ATGCTGCTTTTTATCGTAAAACGCCTGCTGTGGATGATACCGTCCCTGTTTGCCGTCAGTTTCCTTGCCTTTGTCCTGATCCAGCTGCCACCCGGCGACTATGTGACGACTTATATCGCCACCTTGGCCGCTTCCAACGAGGTCATCGACCACAATACGGCGGCGCAGCTGCGTGAACGCTTTGGCCTCGATGACCCGATGATCGTGCAATATCTGAAATGGATATGGGGCATCATCAGCCGCGGTGATTTCGGAATCTCCTTCGAGTGGCAGCAGCCGGTTTCCGGCCTCATCTGGGAGCGCATGGCGCTGACGCTGGTTCTGGCCATTGCCAGCCTTCTCGCAACATGGGCCATCGCGCTTCCGATCGGCGTCTTTTCCGCCGTGCGCAAATATTCGATCGGCGATTACCTCTTTACAGCCTTCTCCTTTTTCGGCCTTTCCATACCGTCATTCCTGTTGGCGCTGGTGCTGATGTATGTCGCGGCGGTGGAGTTCGGGGCCGATGTCGGCGGGCTATTCTCCGCGGAATATGAAACTGCGTCCTGGAGCATCGCCAAGATGATGGACCTGATGGCGCATATCTGGCTGCCGGTCGCGATCCTTGCTGTGTCTTCCACGGCCAGCCTCATCCGCGTCATGCGTGCCAATATGCTGGACGAATTGCCCAAGCCCTATGTGACCACAGCGCGTGCGAAGGGACTGTCCGAATTCAAGCTGCTGACGAAATACCCGTTGAGAATTGCGCTCAACCCGTTCATTTCCACCATTGCGTGGCTGTTGCCCAATCTTATTTCGGGCTCCGTGGTTGTCGCCATCGTCCTCAACCTGCCCACGGCCGCGCCGCTGCTTTTGCAGTCCTTGATGGCGCAGGACATGTATCTCGCCGGCGCTTTCGTGCTTCTGATCTGCGCGCTGACGCTGATCGGGTCGCTGATCAGCGACATCCTGCTTGCGCTGGTCGATCCGCGCATCCGTCTCGAATAG
- a CDS encoding ABC transporter substrate-binding protein produces the protein MRDGDAFSQGVTRRTFMAGLGGVAALSVIGTSARAATGKEAPALEALVKDGKLPPLAERLPKNPMVVTPHEKIGTYGGTLRRGLRGSSDHNGILRMVGNQGLVRWNMDFTEVLPNLAEKWEVNDDASQFTFHLLQGAKWSDGHPFTADDVVFAIEDCIKNKELYSATPAQLSVAGKAVDVEKVDDFTVRFKFAAPNALYLENLATPLGQHPTLFPKHYCSKFLPKYNTALDADVKAAGVSSWTELFRAKCGDIEIPSRWSNVDKPTLDPWVVKEPYSGGATRVVMTRNPYFWQVDTEGNQLPYIDEVNFGISQDVESLMLNVISGKIDIQERHISVLANKPTLSQNMKKGDYRLLTLVPSASQQCQIYLNITHKDPAMRKMFADKSFRQALSVALNRQEIIDIVYFGQSEGYQAGPRPTHPWYNEKLARQFTEYDVDKANDLLDKAGYDKKNGNGIRLRPDGQPIFFSIDVIPTLYPDLVDALELVKAQWAQIGVDIKVNTIERALYYTRGDDNAHDAAVWPGPGGLDPMLDPRDFFAFHPQGSRYAIPWALWYTSNGQKGEEPPESQKKRFKLFDEARSTADLAKRGEKMKEIFDIAAEEFETIGLCLAVGGFGIIRNNLRNVPETEPDSWSWPNPGPALPQQFTFTS, from the coding sequence ATGCGCGATGGCGATGCATTTTCACAGGGCGTGACGCGCCGAACCTTCATGGCGGGGCTTGGGGGCGTCGCTGCCCTTTCCGTCATCGGGACCTCGGCCAGGGCTGCCACCGGCAAGGAGGCCCCGGCACTTGAGGCACTGGTAAAGGACGGCAAATTGCCGCCCTTAGCAGAGCGCCTGCCGAAAAATCCGATGGTGGTGACACCGCATGAAAAGATCGGCACCTATGGCGGCACATTGCGTCGCGGTCTGCGCGGCTCGTCGGACCATAACGGCATCCTGCGCATGGTCGGCAATCAGGGGCTGGTGCGCTGGAACATGGACTTCACCGAGGTTCTGCCGAACCTGGCTGAAAAATGGGAAGTCAACGACGACGCCTCGCAGTTCACCTTCCATCTGTTGCAGGGCGCAAAATGGTCTGACGGACATCCCTTCACCGCAGATGACGTTGTGTTCGCCATAGAGGACTGCATCAAGAACAAGGAGCTTTACAGCGCAACCCCGGCGCAGCTTTCCGTGGCCGGCAAGGCCGTCGACGTCGAAAAGGTCGATGATTTCACGGTAAGGTTCAAATTCGCGGCACCGAATGCGCTCTATCTGGAAAACCTCGCCACGCCGCTTGGCCAGCACCCGACGCTGTTTCCCAAGCATTATTGCAGCAAGTTTCTGCCGAAATACAACACGGCGCTCGATGCCGATGTGAAGGCTGCGGGCGTCTCTAGCTGGACGGAACTGTTCCGGGCCAAGTGCGGCGACATCGAAATTCCGTCCCGCTGGTCGAATGTCGACAAGCCGACGCTCGACCCATGGGTGGTGAAGGAACCTTATTCCGGTGGCGCGACCCGAGTGGTCATGACCCGTAACCCTTACTTCTGGCAGGTTGATACCGAAGGCAACCAGCTTCCTTACATCGACGAAGTCAATTTCGGCATCTCGCAGGATGTCGAATCGCTGATGCTGAACGTCATTTCCGGCAAGATCGACATTCAGGAGCGCCATATCAGCGTTCTCGCCAACAAGCCGACGCTCTCGCAAAACATGAAAAAAGGCGATTATCGCCTGCTGACACTGGTGCCGTCTGCCTCGCAGCAGTGCCAGATCTACCTGAATATCACCCATAAAGATCCGGCAATGCGCAAGATGTTCGCCGACAAGTCGTTCCGTCAGGCGCTGTCCGTCGCGCTCAACCGGCAGGAAATCATCGACATCGTCTATTTCGGCCAGAGCGAGGGATATCAGGCCGGGCCGCGCCCGACACACCCCTGGTATAATGAAAAGCTGGCGCGCCAGTTCACCGAATATGATGTCGACAAGGCCAATGATCTTCTCGACAAGGCCGGCTACGACAAGAAGAACGGCAACGGCATCCGGTTGCGGCCTGACGGCCAGCCGATCTTCTTCTCGATCGATGTCATTCCGACGCTCTATCCCGATCTGGTCGATGCGCTGGAACTGGTGAAGGCGCAGTGGGCGCAGATCGGCGTCGATATCAAGGTCAACACCATCGAACGCGCGCTCTATTACACGCGTGGCGATGACAACGCCCATGATGCGGCTGTGTGGCCCGGCCCCGGCGGTCTCGATCCAATGCTCGACCCGCGCGATTTCTTCGCCTTCCATCCGCAGGGTTCGCGTTACGCCATCCCTTGGGCGCTCTGGTACACATCCAACGGCCAGAAGGGCGAAGAGCCGCCGGAAAGCCAGAAGAAACGCTTCAAGCTGTTTGATGAGGCGCGTTCGACGGCCGATCTTGCCAAGCGCGGCGAGAAGATGAAGGAAATCTTCGATATTGCGGCGGAAGAGTTCGAGACAATCGGCCTCTGCCTTGCGGTGGGTGGTTTCGGCATCATCCGCAACAATCTGCGCAATGTGCCGGAAACGGAGCCCGACAGCTGGTCCTGGCCCAATCCCGGCCCGGCGCTGCCGCAACAGTTCACCTTCACAAGCTGA
- a CDS encoding FadR/GntR family transcriptional regulator, producing MDNQTASAAARGETRLSDIIYEKIVGMISDGRFPVNERLPSEQNLASLFGASRPVVREALERLRNDGLIVSQKGSGSYVRQQPDSSVLQQVPVGSLADVQRFFEFRSGLESAAAELAARNWQPADKLRIEQAITALEQCLERTELGAEEDFALHEAIAKASHNQFHITVRIWFKPHFAIGQSVTRSLSLKRTPQHVREVQNEHTAIVEAIFARQEQAAHDAMKDHILKARARMFQGVGS from the coding sequence ATGGACAATCAAACCGCATCTGCCGCCGCTCGAGGCGAGACTCGGCTGAGCGACATCATCTACGAAAAGATCGTGGGCATGATTTCGGACGGGCGGTTTCCCGTAAACGAGCGGTTGCCATCGGAACAGAATCTGGCGTCGTTATTCGGCGCATCCCGGCCAGTTGTGCGTGAAGCGCTGGAGCGGCTGCGAAACGATGGACTCATCGTATCCCAGAAGGGATCGGGCTCCTATGTGCGCCAGCAGCCGGATTCGTCCGTGTTGCAGCAGGTCCCTGTCGGCTCGCTTGCTGACGTACAGCGGTTTTTCGAATTCCGGTCCGGCCTCGAATCTGCAGCCGCCGAGCTTGCGGCGCGCAACTGGCAACCAGCCGACAAGTTGCGCATCGAGCAGGCGATTACAGCACTGGAACAGTGTCTGGAGCGCACCGAACTCGGTGCGGAGGAAGACTTTGCCCTGCACGAAGCCATCGCGAAGGCGAGCCATAACCAGTTCCACATCACCGTGCGGATCTGGTTCAAACCTCATTTCGCCATCGGTCAATCGGTGACACGCAGCCTCAGCCTCAAACGGACGCCGCAGCATGTGCGCGAGGTGCAGAACGAACATACCGCAATCGTTGAGGCGATTTTTGCGCGGCAGGAGCAGGCCGCGCATGACGCAATGAAAGACCACATATTAAAGGCCCGCGCCCGCATGTTTCAGGGCGTCGGCAGTTAG
- a CDS encoding SMP-30/gluconolactonase/LRE family protein encodes MSQPRIIEPKLRSLIDIPLKVGESPAWDERTGDLWFVDILAPAIFCLSQSGKLDRYDVPAQVGCLGLCDNGMIVAGLKTGVHLLDPATGKLELLCDPDEGRADSRLNDGKVGPDGHFWVGTRDEAAVPTGNARLYRVAPDGAVERIIDGDMLTSNGLAWSPDGKRMYHSDSSGLMYQAFDFDAATGKLGPAERLHDFAPDEGRPDGAATDNEGCYWSAGVQAGRLNRFSPDGELFEVYRLPFKGPTMPCFGGPDLKTIYLTSLVTETNGITTAGTLVSFDAPVAGTPVHKFSI; translated from the coding sequence GTGAGCCAGCCGCGCATAATAGAACCGAAGCTCCGTTCCCTGATCGATATTCCCTTGAAGGTCGGCGAATCGCCGGCCTGGGATGAGCGAACCGGCGACCTGTGGTTCGTCGATATTCTCGCCCCCGCCATTTTCTGCCTCTCGCAGAGTGGAAAGCTGGACAGATACGATGTGCCCGCGCAGGTGGGTTGTCTCGGGCTTTGCGACAACGGCATGATCGTGGCTGGCCTCAAAACCGGCGTGCACCTTCTCGATCCGGCCACCGGTAAGCTCGAACTTCTGTGCGACCCGGATGAAGGACGGGCCGACAGCCGCCTCAATGACGGCAAGGTCGGTCCGGACGGCCATTTCTGGGTGGGAACCCGCGACGAGGCCGCCGTGCCGACAGGCAATGCGCGTCTCTACCGTGTTGCTCCTGACGGGGCGGTAGAGCGCATCATCGATGGCGACATGCTGACATCCAACGGCCTTGCCTGGAGCCCGGATGGAAAGCGGATGTATCATTCCGACAGCAGCGGCCTCATGTATCAGGCTTTCGATTTCGATGCCGCCACCGGCAAGCTTGGCCCCGCCGAACGCCTCCATGATTTTGCCCCCGACGAAGGCAGGCCGGATGGCGCGGCGACCGATAACGAAGGCTGTTACTGGAGCGCCGGCGTTCAGGCGGGCCGCCTCAACCGCTTTTCACCGGATGGAGAGTTGTTCGAGGTCTACAGGTTGCCGTTCAAGGGGCCGACCATGCCATGTTTCGGCGGTCCGGACCTCAAAACGATCTATCTCACCAGTCTCGTGACGGAAACGAACGGAATTACCACCGCAGGAACGCTCGTGTCATTCGACGCCCCTGTCGCGGGCACACCGGTTCACAAATTCTCCATCTGA
- a CDS encoding dihydrodipicolinate synthase family protein gives MTTFDFRQALQGISGVPVTAYDAGGEVDAGVTAEVYARVAKAGIHNIVAAGNTGEFYALTPAEILTVYEAAIKGVNGKAPVTAAIGRSQREALSMARQAKEMGASAVMSHQPVDPFAAPQSQIDYFIGLAEGSELPLVAYVRADGFSVDDMVRLSSHPNVAGIKFATTDIMLLSRAIAASDPNGALYVCGLAESWAPAFSAAGARGFTSGLVNVAPQFSLQVHDALTSGDFPAARKIVEKIELFERLRTRYRNGANVTVVKEAMEILGLEVGPVRAPGLARLDKEDRATLEGLLATWR, from the coding sequence ATGACGACATTCGATTTTCGCCAGGCGCTGCAGGGCATTTCCGGCGTTCCCGTGACGGCTTATGATGCAGGCGGCGAAGTGGACGCTGGTGTCACCGCCGAGGTTTACGCCCGCGTTGCCAAGGCAGGCATCCACAATATCGTCGCGGCGGGCAATACCGGCGAATTCTACGCCCTGACGCCCGCAGAAATTCTGACGGTCTATGAGGCCGCGATAAAAGGTGTCAACGGGAAGGCCCCGGTCACGGCGGCAATCGGCCGCTCGCAGCGGGAGGCGCTGTCTATGGCCCGCCAGGCGAAAGAGATGGGCGCGTCCGCCGTCATGTCACATCAGCCGGTCGACCCTTTTGCAGCCCCGCAATCGCAGATCGACTATTTTATCGGTCTGGCGGAGGGCAGCGAATTGCCGCTGGTTGCTTATGTCCGCGCGGACGGTTTTTCGGTCGATGACATGGTGAGGCTGTCCAGCCACCCGAATGTTGCGGGCATCAAGTTCGCGACGACGGACATCATGCTTCTGTCGCGCGCGATAGCCGCCTCCGATCCGAACGGCGCGCTCTATGTCTGCGGCCTGGCGGAAAGCTGGGCGCCGGCCTTTTCCGCCGCCGGCGCACGCGGTTTCACCTCGGGTCTCGTCAATGTCGCACCGCAATTTTCCCTGCAGGTTCATGACGCCCTGACATCAGGCGATTTCCCGGCCGCACGGAAGATCGTTGAAAAGATCGAATTGTTCGAACGGCTGCGGACCAGATATCGCAACGGCGCCAATGTGACCGTAGTGAAGGAAGCCATGGAAATTCTGGGGCTTGAGGTTGGCCCGGTGCGCGCGCCGGGGCTTGCGCGTCTGGACAAAGAAGATCGCGCGACACTTGAAGGGCTGCTTGCCACCTGGCGTTGA
- a CDS encoding OFA family MFS transporter, which produces MAVADATAGEVAQAGFLDRERIIARPGFNRWLVPPAALAIHLCIGMAYGFSVFWLPLTKALPATDPSCSGLTLMGALFTTQCNWRVADLGWIYTLFFVLLGCSAAIWGGWLERVGPRKAGFVSACCWCGGILVAAIGVATHQLWLMWLGAGVIGGIGLGLGYISPVSTLIKWFPDRRGMATGMAIMGFGGGAMIGAPLANLLMNTFKTEASIGVWQTFVVMALVYFAFMMAGAFGYRIPPAGWRPEGWTAPAAKSAMITTRHVHLRDAHKTPQFWLIWAVLCLNVSAGIGVIGMASPMLQEIFAGSLIGLPGVGFADLDAGQKAQIAAIAAGFTGLLSLFNIGGRFFWASMSDKIGRKNTYFCFFVLGIILYALAPTLATMGNKALFVLAFGIILSMYGGGFATIPAYLADIFGTQFVGAIHGRLLTAWATAGIAGPVVVNYIREAQIAAGVAPGPALYTSTMYILAGMLAIGLVANAFVRPLSDKWFMPDAEVAALQAKTAAANAGPTGSFGIGRGGLDAKSALAWAAVGIPLLWGVWVTVKSSLALFG; this is translated from the coding sequence ATGGCAGTAGCAGACGCAACGGCGGGAGAGGTGGCGCAAGCCGGGTTTCTGGACCGCGAACGAATAATCGCAAGACCGGGTTTCAATCGTTGGCTGGTGCCGCCGGCAGCTCTGGCCATCCATCTATGCATCGGCATGGCCTATGGTTTCAGCGTGTTCTGGCTACCGCTGACGAAAGCACTGCCGGCGACCGATCCGAGCTGCTCCGGCCTGACCCTGATGGGCGCGCTATTCACCACGCAGTGCAACTGGCGCGTGGCTGATCTCGGCTGGATTTATACGCTGTTCTTCGTGCTACTCGGCTGCTCGGCAGCCATCTGGGGCGGCTGGCTGGAACGGGTGGGACCCCGCAAGGCGGGCTTCGTCTCCGCCTGCTGCTGGTGCGGCGGCATTCTGGTGGCCGCAATCGGCGTCGCCACCCATCAGCTCTGGCTGATGTGGCTTGGTGCTGGCGTCATCGGCGGCATCGGCCTCGGCCTCGGTTACATCTCGCCGGTTTCCACCCTGATCAAGTGGTTCCCGGACCGTCGCGGCATGGCGACAGGCATGGCTATCATGGGCTTCGGCGGTGGTGCGATGATCGGTGCGCCCCTCGCCAATTTGCTGATGAATACCTTCAAGACCGAAGCGTCTATTGGTGTCTGGCAGACCTTCGTCGTCATGGCGCTGGTCTATTTCGCCTTCATGATGGCGGGCGCCTTCGGTTACCGTATTCCCCCGGCCGGCTGGCGTCCGGAAGGCTGGACGGCGCCGGCGGCCAAGAGCGCGATGATCACCACCCGTCACGTCCACCTGCGTGATGCGCACAAGACCCCGCAGTTCTGGCTGATCTGGGCGGTTCTCTGCCTCAACGTTTCGGCCGGCATCGGCGTCATCGGAATGGCCTCGCCCATGCTGCAGGAAATCTTCGCCGGTTCGCTGATCGGCCTGCCGGGTGTCGGTTTCGCCGATCTCGATGCGGGACAGAAGGCGCAGATTGCGGCGATCGCGGCAGGTTTCACCGGGCTCCTGTCCCTGTTCAACATCGGCGGCCGTTTCTTCTGGGCGTCGATGTCCGACAAGATTGGTCGTAAGAACACCTATTTCTGCTTCTTCGTTCTCGGCATCATTCTTTATGCGCTGGCACCGACGCTGGCGACGATGGGCAACAAGGCGCTCTTCGTGCTCGCCTTCGGCATCATCCTCTCCATGTATGGCGGTGGTTTCGCGACCATTCCCGCCTATCTCGCCGATATTTTCGGCACGCAGTTCGTGGGGGCAATTCACGGCCGCCTGCTGACGGCATGGGCGACGGCCGGCATCGCCGGACCCGTGGTCGTCAACTATATCCGCGAGGCACAGATCGCGGCGGGCGTTGCTCCGGGGCCTGCGCTCTATACCAGCACGATGTATATTCTGGCGGGCATGCTGGCGATTGGTCTGGTGGCCAATGCGTTTGTGCGGCCGCTATCGGACAAGTGGTTCATGCCGGACGCGGAAGTGGCGGCGCTTCAGGCAAAGACCGCCGCCGCCAATGCCGGCCCCACAGGTTCCTTCGGCATCGGCCGCGGCGGGCTGGATGCCAAGTCGGCTCTTGCCTGGGCTGCCGTTGGCATTCCGCTTCTCTGGGGCGTGTGGGTCACGGTGAAGAGCAGCCTTGCGCTGTTCGGCTGA
- a CDS encoding formate dehydrogenase subunit delta: MLLNHTDEKLVRMANQIATFFLSQAEDIRVDGVATHINKFWEPRMRRRFFEMVDAGAGDFLPLVLAASREIRRPDAPATDAVGLGDDAKGAPGGKGPIAGESLSEPSVPETTRA; the protein is encoded by the coding sequence ATGTTGCTCAATCACACGGATGAAAAGCTGGTGAGGATGGCGAACCAGATCGCGACGTTTTTCCTGTCGCAGGCGGAAGATATTCGTGTGGACGGCGTTGCCACGCATATCAACAAGTTCTGGGAACCGCGCATGCGTCGCCGCTTCTTCGAGATGGTGGATGCCGGCGCGGGCGATTTCTTGCCGCTCGTGCTTGCGGCGTCCAGAGAGATTAGAAGACCCGATGCGCCGGCAACCGATGCCGTGGGGCTCGGCGACGATGCCAAGGGCGCGCCGGGCGGGAAGGGACCAATTGCGGGCGAATCCCTTTCGGAGCCGAGCGTGCCGGAAACGACGCGCGCGTGA